In Luteolibacter yonseiensis, a single window of DNA contains:
- a CDS encoding peptidyl-prolyl cis-trans isomerase — MHRILREPLFHFLAVAAMILAADGMWSRFRKPEIIVSAAAVESRAREWQATSGIAPTAGQRSQIARDLATEEVLFRESLKREMATDNRVRSSLVGMMRSALKPPVTPPTDEELKEVLSNSPKENIMLPAQIGFESVTYTNDADVPPDLLKKLRDGAPVPASTAAVKLANPLPPTYRPQLDRLLGTAFCDAVFTLPLHQWQGPIRSTRGVHFVRVTTREVERPIPFAEIRGMLEAKWIEGRENETIAVEAAKLAQNYRIVLPDPAATPAPAKP, encoded by the coding sequence ATGCATCGAATCCTCAGAGAGCCATTGTTCCACTTTCTCGCCGTTGCCGCGATGATCCTTGCCGCCGACGGCATGTGGAGCCGTTTCCGCAAGCCCGAAATCATTGTGAGCGCCGCCGCCGTGGAGAGCCGGGCGCGCGAGTGGCAGGCCACCAGCGGCATTGCTCCGACGGCCGGGCAACGCTCTCAAATCGCCCGCGACCTCGCCACGGAAGAGGTCCTTTTCCGTGAATCCCTCAAGCGTGAGATGGCCACGGACAACCGGGTGCGGAGCTCGCTCGTGGGGATGATGCGCAGCGCGCTGAAACCGCCGGTGACGCCGCCCACGGATGAGGAGCTCAAGGAGGTCCTGTCAAACTCGCCGAAGGAAAACATCATGTTGCCCGCGCAGATCGGCTTTGAGAGCGTCACCTATACCAACGATGCCGATGTTCCTCCCGACCTGTTGAAGAAACTGAGGGACGGCGCGCCCGTCCCCGCTTCCACCGCCGCGGTCAAACTCGCCAACCCTCTGCCGCCGACCTACCGTCCCCAGCTTGATCGTTTGTTGGGGACCGCTTTCTGCGACGCTGTCTTCACCCTGCCGCTCCATCAATGGCAGGGACCGATCCGTTCGACTCGGGGCGTCCACTTCGTCCGTGTCACCACCCGTGAGGTGGAGCGGCCGATTCCGTTCGCAGAGATACGGGGAATGCTGGAGGCGAAATGGATCGAAGGTCGCGAAAACGAGACCATCGCGGTGGAGGCGGCGAAACTCGCACAGAATTACCGGATCGTCCTGCCGGACCCAGCCGCCACCCCAGCCCCTGCGAAGCCATGA
- a CDS encoding HupE/UreJ family protein, producing the protein MLIVFLLGAATAHAHRNRIESVTITELTDQRYEIRYDAPPPGLSEFAAPVLPGDCRWVPLDAIPQSEVSTSLVFEANNRALGPDDRIILPWQGNGVLVTMRWRNGNQAREYFRSGAEGIIVRMGMLHATDGSMAAAAGRFTRIGFEHISGGLDHLLFIAGLLLLVNGKKRLFLTITAFTIAHSLTLALAALGVIHVPGEPVEAIIALSILLLAVEGLAAKRGRAGLTSRWPWLVSGGFGLIHGLAFAGALGDLGLTRTEIAPALLFFNLGVEAGQLLFAGACLLILWPLRAVKADCPASLRLSGHYVLGILSAYWFLERTVEIFQ; encoded by the coding sequence TTGTTGATCGTATTCCTGCTGGGGGCGGCCACGGCGCACGCCCACCGGAACCGGATCGAGAGCGTAACGATCACCGAACTGACCGACCAGCGCTATGAGATCCGCTACGACGCGCCTCCGCCGGGCCTCTCGGAATTCGCCGCACCGGTGCTGCCCGGAGACTGCCGCTGGGTGCCCTTGGACGCCATTCCGCAAAGCGAGGTTTCCACCAGCCTGGTCTTCGAGGCCAACAACCGCGCTCTGGGGCCGGACGACCGCATCATCCTGCCTTGGCAGGGAAACGGCGTGCTCGTCACCATGCGCTGGCGCAACGGGAACCAGGCCCGCGAGTATTTCCGCAGCGGTGCCGAGGGCATCATCGTCAGGATGGGCATGCTGCACGCGACCGACGGCTCCATGGCCGCCGCCGCCGGAAGGTTCACGCGGATCGGCTTCGAGCACATCTCCGGCGGTCTTGACCACCTTCTGTTCATTGCCGGGCTTCTTCTCCTCGTGAATGGCAAGAAACGCCTCTTCCTCACCATCACCGCATTCACCATCGCCCATAGCCTCACCCTGGCTCTCGCGGCGCTCGGCGTCATCCACGTGCCGGGTGAACCGGTGGAAGCCATCATCGCGCTCAGCATCCTCCTTCTGGCGGTGGAGGGGCTCGCGGCGAAGCGTGGCCGGGCCGGTCTCACCTCACGCTGGCCGTGGCTGGTCTCCGGCGGATTCGGACTGATCCACGGACTGGCATTCGCCGGCGCGCTCGGGGACCTGGGATTGACCCGGACGGAGATCGCTCCCGCCTTGCTGTTCTTCAATCTCGGGGTGGAAGCGGGCCAGCTTCTGTTCGCAGGCGCGTGCCTTCTCATCCTGTGGCCGTTGCGCGCGGTAAAAGCGGATTGCCCCGCGTCCCTGCGGCTGTCCGGGCATTACGTGCTGGGCATTCTTTCCGCCTATTGGTTTCTAGAACGGACTGTGGAAATTTTCCAATGA
- a CDS encoding glycerophosphodiester phosphodiesterase family protein encodes MKFITHPIICLLAISLSLSAQTAEVPKDRITALREAMSDPSGKQVLIAAHRGDWRNHPENSLAAIRSCVTAGFDIVEIDVRLTADRQPVIIHDKTLDRSTDGEGGVSRRTLASLREIRLRDHAGHPTGEGIPTLREALEACRGQILVFIDKAELCLPEVAAVVSEMKMDDQVILFLRERMTEDSFRRQFAPLVGSRVLFIPLIRTADGPASDYISSVERYLNPVAYALEFDKPDFDLGAISKELSGHGARLLVSPLWPSICGGYDDETAVRNPDATWGRLLRTGTTIMVTDRPHEMLGYLRSESRHP; translated from the coding sequence ATGAAATTCATAACACATCCGATCATCTGCCTTCTCGCCATTTCACTATCGCTCTCCGCCCAAACCGCGGAGGTCCCCAAGGACAGGATCACGGCCCTGCGCGAAGCGATGTCGGATCCCTCGGGAAAACAGGTCCTCATCGCAGCGCATCGCGGTGATTGGAGGAACCATCCGGAGAACTCGCTCGCAGCCATCCGGTCGTGCGTCACCGCCGGCTTCGACATCGTGGAGATAGACGTCCGGCTCACCGCGGATCGTCAACCCGTCATCATACACGACAAGACATTGGACCGCTCGACCGACGGCGAGGGTGGCGTCTCCCGGCGCACCTTGGCAAGCTTGCGGGAAATACGCCTCAGGGACCATGCCGGCCATCCCACAGGGGAAGGCATTCCCACTCTTCGGGAAGCCCTCGAGGCCTGCCGCGGACAGATTCTCGTCTTCATCGACAAGGCGGAACTATGCCTTCCGGAAGTAGCCGCTGTCGTTTCCGAAATGAAAATGGATGATCAGGTCATCCTGTTCCTGAGAGAACGCATGACGGAGGACTCGTTCCGGCGCCAGTTCGCCCCGCTCGTCGGCAGCCGGGTCCTGTTCATCCCTCTCATCCGTACCGCGGATGGTCCCGCCTCGGACTATATCTCCTCGGTCGAGAGATACTTGAATCCCGTCGCCTACGCGTTGGAATTCGACAAACCCGATTTCGACCTCGGCGCCATTTCCAAGGAGTTGTCCGGCCATGGCGCGCGTCTTTTGGTGAGTCCCTTGTGGCCCTCCATCTGTGGTGGATATGATGACGAAACGGCGGTCCGGAATCCCGACGCCACGTGGGGGCGTCTTCTGAGAACCGGCACGACGATCATGGTCACGGACAGGCCCCATGAAATGCTCGGTTACCTGCGCTCGGAATCAAGGCACCCTTGA
- a CDS encoding sigma-70 family RNA polymerase sigma factor, translated as MENRHNDQYLLERFRETGDEGAFLLLYSRHLPSLRKRAAKILDGDHAAAEDIVQQAFADLAHESGESPSPRNLASWLSQCVTNAALNLRRSAKRRSRREEEYAELARPATSPAGCPEKIDAVRRLIDNLDPLDAQAILARHVEGLSYEEVSRRYGFPSPDAGRKRIRRAIDHLRLSTPIISILAAVNSTARGARLYMMKWTAGAGGRITYRSMLWPGGACFCLGLCFWLARDSTAKQMNMPGSADVRFAGVDGHPRPLSYIPPSSGTVAPAGGTGTTQASATTTGGAGILAHWKFDTVSADLTFDEISRNPARAEGGLVTTAGRNGRGAIRVIRGAGLEVADARFLNASSRSGAVSISFWQQNEGTIRSSSFFGASRNSSDRRGIQAHVPWEDGRIYWDTSGKERLVADPSSLFPDWDWSDRSWHHYAFVKDGDIHRLWLDGVLLTEGLAGDLPKDFTSLWIGGNDGKNPVPNPGAMDDFAVFSGPLRRDQVRLLASGKSPDSVLADHDRDQDGLPDSYETDHGLDPSRADSAADADADGLTNLQEFHLGTDPNSADSDADGLSDAVETGTGLWISRKDTGTQPLIADTDQDGLPDGAETNSGYFISLSNTGTHPLERDSDHDGCPDRSEIVSQTDPLDPSSSPIKGPLPALAAYWDFDSPTDPWRDLVSGAGAIPGESNRLIQGAKGGALRVGAKLGLRVPKSSFQSVAGSLDTLVITFWLKGAECSKGCAVFAESPSSEGMIGLRIHAPWKNGEIIFDTPRQPQYRGSSRGAVSTEFMDPAWSWKKKQWHHFVFSKHGREKQIWLDGERVFSGEAGPLPEDLADLWIGSDPGGHGIPGMLDDFAIFLSPLSENHITLLARGTRPDQLDIPATPAIR; from the coding sequence ATGGAAAACCGGCACAACGACCAGTATCTGCTCGAACGTTTCAGAGAAACCGGTGACGAAGGAGCCTTCCTTCTTCTCTATTCCAGACACTTGCCGTCCTTGCGGAAGAGGGCGGCGAAAATTCTCGACGGTGACCATGCCGCCGCGGAGGACATCGTCCAGCAAGCGTTCGCCGACCTTGCCCATGAATCCGGAGAGTCGCCCTCTCCGAGGAATCTCGCCTCCTGGCTGTCCCAGTGCGTGACGAACGCCGCGCTCAATCTGCGCCGCTCCGCGAAGCGGCGCTCCCGCCGCGAGGAAGAGTATGCCGAGCTCGCGCGGCCCGCCACATCACCCGCCGGATGCCCTGAAAAGATCGACGCGGTCCGCCGCCTGATCGACAATCTGGATCCGTTGGACGCGCAGGCGATTCTTGCCCGGCATGTCGAGGGGCTGAGTTATGAAGAGGTATCCCGCCGTTATGGGTTTCCGAGTCCGGATGCCGGGCGAAAACGCATCCGCAGGGCCATCGACCACCTACGGCTGAGCACACCAATCATCAGTATTCTGGCCGCGGTGAATTCCACGGCGCGTGGTGCCCGGTTGTATATGATGAAATGGACGGCGGGAGCCGGCGGACGGATTACCTATAGATCCATGTTGTGGCCGGGCGGCGCCTGCTTTTGTCTTGGACTATGTTTTTGGTTGGCCAGGGATTCCACGGCAAAACAGATGAACATGCCCGGATCCGCCGACGTGAGGTTCGCCGGGGTTGATGGACATCCGCGCCCCCTATCATACATCCCGCCCTCATCCGGCACCGTAGCTCCGGCAGGCGGCACCGGCACCACACAGGCATCCGCCACCACAACCGGCGGCGCGGGAATCCTCGCGCATTGGAAATTCGACACAGTCAGTGCGGATCTGACTTTCGACGAGATCTCCCGGAATCCCGCCCGTGCGGAAGGAGGCCTGGTCACGACGGCCGGTAGAAACGGGCGTGGTGCCATCAGGGTCATCCGGGGAGCGGGACTGGAGGTGGCGGACGCGCGGTTTCTCAACGCGTCCTCCCGCTCCGGAGCCGTCTCCATCTCATTCTGGCAGCAGAACGAGGGCACCATCCGCTCCAGCTCCTTCTTCGGCGCATCCCGCAACTCATCCGACCGGAGGGGCATCCAGGCTCATGTTCCGTGGGAGGATGGCAGGATCTACTGGGATACCTCGGGAAAGGAACGCCTGGTCGCCGATCCTTCTTCCCTCTTCCCGGACTGGGATTGGTCGGACCGTTCCTGGCATCACTATGCGTTCGTCAAGGATGGCGACATCCACCGCCTCTGGCTGGACGGCGTGTTGCTGACGGAAGGTCTGGCCGGGGATCTTCCAAAAGATTTCACCTCCCTTTGGATCGGCGGCAACGATGGCAAAAACCCGGTTCCGAATCCGGGTGCCATGGATGATTTCGCGGTTTTTTCCGGACCTCTCCGCAGGGATCAGGTCAGGTTGCTCGCCTCTGGAAAATCCCCCGACAGCGTCCTGGCCGACCACGATAGGGATCAGGACGGCCTTCCCGACTCCTATGAGACCGACCATGGACTCGATCCCTCCCGGGCCGACTCCGCCGCTGACGCTGACGCGGACGGTCTCACGAATCTCCAGGAATTTCATCTGGGCACCGATCCCAACTCGGCGGACTCGGATGCCGACGGACTTTCCGACGCGGTGGAAACGGGGACCGGTCTGTGGATTTCCCGCAAGGACACAGGCACACAGCCACTCATCGCGGACACCGATCAGGATGGACTCCCCGACGGAGCGGAAACAAACAGCGGCTACTTCATCTCCCTTTCCAACACCGGCACCCATCCTCTCGAACGTGATTCCGATCATGACGGCTGTCCGGACCGTTCCGAAATCGTTTCGCAAACCGACCCGCTGGATCCCTCCTCATCGCCCATCAAGGGTCCCCTGCCCGCTCTTGCCGCCTATTGGGACTTCGACTCTCCGACCGATCCCTGGCGCGACCTCGTCAGCGGAGCCGGCGCCATCCCCGGCGAAAGCAACCGCCTCATCCAGGGTGCGAAAGGCGGGGCCTTGCGGGTCGGGGCGAAGCTCGGCCTGCGGGTTCCGAAGTCCTCCTTCCAGTCTGTCGCCGGCTCGCTTGACACCCTTGTGATCACCTTCTGGCTCAAAGGAGCGGAGTGCTCGAAAGGATGTGCCGTATTCGCGGAATCCCCTTCCAGCGAGGGCATGATCGGACTCCGCATCCATGCTCCGTGGAAAAACGGTGAAATCATTTTCGACACGCCCCGCCAGCCTCAGTACCGGGGAAGTTCGCGAGGCGCCGTCTCCACCGAGTTCATGGATCCGGCCTGGAGCTGGAAGAAAAAACAATGGCATCACTTTGTCTTCTCCAAGCACGGCAGGGAAAAACAGATCTGGCTTGATGGCGAGCGCGTCTTCTCCGGAGAAGCGGGTCCCCTTCCCGAAGATCTGGCTGATCTATGGATCGGAAGTGATCCGGGAGGTCATGGAATCCCGGGAATGCTGGACGACTTCGCCATATTCCTCAGCCCTCTCTCGGAAAACCATATCACCCTGCTCGCCCGCGGAACGCGTCCGGATCAACTGGACATCCCCGCCACACCAGCCATCCGCTGA
- a CDS encoding LamG domain-containing protein has product MKFPVSPIMIPAPGLLRNAVCMLLAAWSVPSADAAVTLLREYHLGEAGSFDGLLPQDGSGAGAHYTGSTGAITTSTILPSPASGTYSHFDGSSDAFGANMATIPVDNFAIGMWVRVADADRQAGIFSPGRRADGNLRFHVENGYFAASYKGVGWIGDDPTDGGTVGQAITENEWTHLAVVRSKGVSTFYINGLAQGGTSTATPVHETGRSHLGVFNQGLSRYSGDIDEIRIFSFDPDTDNPVSALQVPEPSALVLCLGAIGCLVTRRRK; this is encoded by the coding sequence ATGAAATTTCCAGTGTCACCCATCATGATTCCCGCCCCCGGCCTGCTGAGAAACGCCGTCTGCATGCTGCTGGCGGCGTGGTCCGTTCCATCGGCTGATGCCGCGGTCACGCTGCTGCGGGAATATCATCTCGGAGAGGCGGGTTCCTTCGACGGGCTGCTGCCGCAGGACGGGTCGGGCGCCGGGGCCCACTACACCGGATCCACAGGCGCGATCACCACCAGCACGATCCTTCCTTCTCCGGCCTCCGGAACCTACTCGCATTTCGATGGGTCGTCCGATGCGTTCGGGGCGAACATGGCGACGATTCCGGTCGATAATTTCGCGATCGGGATGTGGGTGAGGGTGGCGGACGCGGACCGGCAGGCCGGGATCTTCTCGCCCGGACGCCGCGCCGATGGAAACCTGCGGTTCCATGTGGAGAACGGTTACTTCGCGGCCAGCTACAAAGGCGTCGGCTGGATCGGAGACGACCCCACGGACGGAGGGACCGTGGGTCAGGCGATCACGGAGAACGAATGGACCCATCTCGCGGTGGTCCGCAGCAAAGGAGTCTCCACATTTTACATCAACGGGCTCGCCCAAGGAGGGACCAGCACCGCCACTCCCGTGCACGAGACGGGACGCTCGCACCTGGGTGTGTTCAACCAAGGCCTCTCGCGTTACTCCGGAGACATCGACGAAATCAGGATCTTCTCCTTCGATCCCGATACGGACAATCCGGTTTCAGCCCTTCAGGTTCCCGAGCCGTCCGCACTTGTCCTGTGTCTGGGAGCGATCGGCTGCCTCGTGACGCGCCGCCGGAAGTGA